The Cloeon dipterum chromosome 3, ieCloDipt1.1, whole genome shotgun sequence genome includes a region encoding these proteins:
- the LOC135941212 gene encoding neurofilament heavy polypeptide-like isoform X1: MMMETQDINYIPSDAKTAAADVSRDRDNPVGYLIVNDQEEPIYKEKTTIGRETTADIVIDAPQISRLHATVKANLAEGTIFVCVYGKNNYLKLLELDPEVFYQVTDGDTLDFRSIKATYKENKKPDNEEDSLDEAIGNGQLSQSIAEEEEKGKEKEDKMIEEDQKDEDKEDKTDEDEKVDEGECTQFEFDSPVKADKEEKADKSLSPAASNPFLDESDMTPPKPRDSGFRLQRLPSFETQEQEVSELETQAVDEPMRPPPEPKAVVEEKKLEETQNSTLQLCVSLDNDSVTVLDNDIAPEDDNETVTVLDNDTVPEEDNEAVTVLDNDTVPEEDNEAVTVLEDDTAAEENNDTATELEKTPDHTQSPSQVVELPQSLCEARKALFDDEDSEDSLQIIEIDGKVCQPKVAVKDEKVDEEPSSQSSPVATKRSPSPVESPEKPASLIDESTIIEESSDGIVEGSDDESLALKQQLLVKDTQDQTLDESNLKVTSCVIEESDGEDQEIIEDTQTASVDNSTAWDDSENVTTVEVTPKKQSEETEQTTPSQEKPSEEVPIPEEKEKVEKEEQSEEPEIPQKESTELAEEEPVEGETPQKEEETVAEASPEEVVATPKKSAARKKRLSVSPVKRSTRASRAMKEIEMIENAEEEEALPEKEEEAPEEPVVPEETKPDDKPDGKEPEPPVMAEDVVKTPQLKRGRKPKKAFPSKKQVKKVRENSPGLDISIAEEVREVKMSPRAAKVVAEEKLPRGRRKKAEPKVEEPVEQRPTRGSVRKSKDAPAELSTPPDSKVKSEAPKKGGARRKVAKAPAEQEQKESEPETEERKGRGGRKRAGKAAAESEPPVKSPKKSPKTKATPEEPIKRTRNAASAKQTPVKVEVEEEPPKEEKPAVRTRSGRVSVRKKFESEDEEDQVPKSNKLRKTAPVLEVKEEAKPIKTPRGRPPVKKAAAVKVEVTTPAAPAAPAARATRRGRPSSSVTSSGDSLSRTRTKYCVFFSGFEGPTTAEKDIVAKLGGQTKDDVPDVRHKGEEFILVVNGTLKRTLKVLDFIGFGAPIVSQEWLKACNKANCFVDAWDYILKDKAAEKKFGFDLKECLLKASKERNVFKGWNVFFTPNVTPKGQCLKNCVVGLGGKFLPTKLKKWPDNLMIVSCEVDKAIYEAVKRDSKKLKNVLIVTVQGFFECLQQQKIVCLEQYSL, from the exons ATGATGATGGAAACACAAGACATTAATTACATTCCTAGCGATGCAAAAACCGCCGCAGCAGACGTATCCAGGGATCGAGACAATCCC GTTGGCTATCTGATCGTGAACGACCAAGAAGAACCCATatacaaagagaaaaccaCAATCGGACGAGAGACCACTGCGGACATCGTCATTGACGCTCCG CAAATATCAAGACTTCACGCCACTGTTAAGGCCAATCTAGCTGAAGGCACAATATTCGTTTGTGTATACGGCAAGAACAACTATTTAAAACTG cttgaaCTCGACCCCGAAGTGTTTTATCAAGTGACTGACGGAGACACATTGGACTTTCGTTCCATCAAGGCGacttacaaagaaaataagaaGCCAGATAATGAAG AGGATTCCCTAGATGAAGCGATAGGAAACGGACAACTTTCACAAAGCATCGCTGAGGAGGAAGAgaaaggaaaggaaaaagaGGATAAAATGATCGAGGAGGATCAAAAGGATGAAGACAAGGAAGATAAAACTGACGAGGACGAAAAGGTCGACGAAGGGGAGTGCACGCAGTTTGAATTTGATTCCCCAGTCAAAGCTgataaagaggaaaaagcagACAAGAGTCTCTCTCCAGCAGCCAGTAATCCCTTTTTGGACGAGTCAGACATGACGCCTCCGAAGCCTCGGGATAGCGGATTCCGCCTGCAGCGGCTTCCATCCTTTGAGACGCAGGAGCAGGAGGTCTCTGAGCTGGAGACTCAGGCGGTGGATGAGCCGATGCGTCCTCCACCTGAACCAAAGGCCGTCGTGGAGGAAAAGAAACTAGAGGAAACGCAGAATTCCACTCTCCAACTCTGTGTTTCGCTTGATAATGACTCAGTGACTGTTCTCGACAACGATATCGCCCCAGAGGACGATAATGAGACTGTAACTGTGCTGGACAACGATACCGTCCCAGAGGAGGATAATGAAGCTGTAACTGTGCTGGACAACGATACCGTCCCAGAGGAGGATAATGAAGCTGTAACTGTGCTGGAGGACGATACTGCTGCGGAGGAAAACAATGATACCGCGACAGAGCTGGAAAAAACGCCAGACCATACACAG TCACCGTCGCAGGTGGTAGAGCTGCCGCAGTCCTTGTGCGAGGCGAGGAAGGCCTTGTTTGACGATGAGGACTCGGAGGATAGCcttcaaataattgaaatagaCGGAAAAGTTTGTCAGCCCAAGGTGGCCGTAAAAGATGAGAAGGTTGATGAAGAGCCCAGCAGTCAATCGTCTCCCGTGGCCACCAAAAGGTCGCCCAGTCCTGTTGAGTCAC CTGAGAAGCCTGCATCTCTGATTGACGAGTCAACAATCATTGAGGAATCATCTGATGGCATAGTAGAGGGCTCTGATGACGAAAGTTTGGCGCTGAAACAACAGTTGCTGGTGAAGGACACCCAGGACCAGACCTTGGATGAGTCCAATCTCAAAGTGACCAGCTGCGTCATTGAGGAGTCGGATGGTGAGGATCAAGAGATCATTGAGGACACGCAGACTGCGTCTGTTGATAATTCCACCGCCTGGGATGACTCTGAAAACGTGACAACGGTCGAAGTCACTCCAAAGAAGCAGTCAGAGGAGACTGAACAGACCACCCCTTCGCAGGAGAAACCAAGTGAGGAAGTGCCAATTCCTGAGGAAAAGGAGAAGGTAGAGAAAGAGGAACAAAGTGAAGAACCTGAAATTCCTCAAAAGGAATCGACTGAATTGGCAGAGGAAGAGCCTGTTGAAGGTGAAACTCCTCAGAAGGAGGAAGAGACTGTCGCGGAAGCTTCTCCAGAAGAGGTCGTGGCCACCCCTAAGAAGAGTGCAGCCAGGAAAAAGAGACTGAGTGTTAGCCCTGTAAAGAGGTCGACGAGAGCGAGCAGAGCAATGAAGGAAATCGAGATGATTGAGAATGCAGAGGAAGAGGAAGCACTTcctgaaaaagaagaagaagctcCTGAAGAGCCAGTTGTCCCTGAAGAGACAAAACCTGACGACAAGCCTGATGGCAAGGAACCAGAACCTCCTGTGATGGCAGAGGACGTGGTAAAGACTCCGCAGCTGAAGAGAGGCAGGAAGCCAAAGAAGGCTTTTCCCTCCAAGAAACAGGTCAAGAAAGTCAGGGAAAATTCACCTGGTCTTGACATTTCCATTGCAGAAGAGGTGAGagag GTGAAAATGTCTCCGCGAGCTGCTAAAGTGGTTGCCGAGGAGAAGCTGCCGCGGGGCAGGAGGAAGAAAGCCGAGCCAAAAGTGGAAGAACCTGTGGAACAAAGGCCGACCAGAGGCTCCGTGCGGAAAAGCAAAGATGCGCCAGCTGAGCTAAGCACACCACCAGACAGCAAAGTGAAGTCGGAGGCGCCGAAGAAAGGAGGAGCGCGGAGGAAAGTAGCCAAGGCGCCGGCCGAGCAGGAACAGAAGGAGAGCGAGCCCGAGACTGAGGAAAGGAAGGGACGCGGAGGGAGGAAGAGGGCGGGAAAGGCGGCCGCCGAGTCGGAGCCGCCCGTCAAGTCTCCAAAGAAAAGTCCCAAGACCAAAGCTACCCCTGAGGAGCCGATCAAGCGGACCAGGAACGCGGCTTCAGCCAAGCAGACGCCTGTGAAGGTGGAGGTGGAAGAAGAGCCGCCCAAGGAGGAAAAGCCGGCCGTGCGGACCCGCTCTGGACGAGTGTCCGTGCGGAAGAAGTTTGAGTCTGAAGATGAAGAGGACCAGGTGCCCAAGTCAAACAAGCTGAGGAAGACTGCTCCTGTGCTGGAGGTCAAGGAAGAGGCCAAACCGATTAAAACGCCGCGGGGACGCCCACCGGTAAAGAAAGCTGCGGCTGTCAAGGTGGAAGTAACCACTCCTGCCGCTCCTGCAGCCCCTGCTGCAAGGGCCACCAGGAGGGGCAGGCCGAGTTCAAGCGTCACTTCATCA GGTGACAGTCTGTCAAGGACTCGGACCAAATACTGCGTCTTTTTCTCCGGATTTGAGGGACCAACTACCGCGGAGAAAGACATTGTTGCCAAACTAG GGGGACAGACAAAGGACGATGTTCCTGACGTCAGACACAAGGGTGAAGAATTCATTCTCGTGGTGAACGGAACGTTGAAGCGCACCCTGAAGGTTCTGGACTTTATCGGATTTGGAGCCCCTATCGTCAGCCAGGAGTGGCTCAAGGCTTGCAATAAAGCAAATTGCTTCGTTG ATGCATGGGATTACATCCTGAAGGACAAAGCAGCAGAGAAAAAGTTTGGGTTTGATTTGAAAGAGTGCCTGCTGAAGGCTAGCAAGGAACGCAACGTGTTCAAAGGCTGGAACGTTTTCTTTACTCCTAATGTCACTCCCAAGGGGCAGTGCTTGAAAA ATTGCGTCGTTGGACTGGGTGGAAAGTTTCTGCCCACAAAACTGAAGAAGTGGCCTGATAATTTGATGATCGTTTCGTGTGAAGTTGACAAAGCTATTTACGAAGCAGTTAAGAGGGACTCCAAGAAGCTGAAAAATGTACTGATCGTCACTGTGCAGGGCTTCTTTGAGTGTTTGCAACAGCAGAAAATCGTTTGTCTCGAACAATATTCTTTGTAG
- the LOC135941212 gene encoding neurofilament heavy polypeptide-like isoform X2 yields MMMETQDINYIPSDAKTAAADVSRDRDNPVGYLIVNDQEEPIYKEKTTIGRETTADIVIDAPQISRLHATVKANLAEGTIFVCVYGKNNYLKLLELDPEVFYQVTDGDTLDFRSIKATYKENKKPDNEEDSLDEAIGNGQLSQSIAEEEEKGKEKEDKMIEEDQKDEDKEDKTDEDEKVDEGECTQFEFDSPVKADKEEKADKSLSPAASNPFLDESDMTPPKPRDSGFRLQRLPSFETQEQEVSELETQAVDEPMRPPPEPKAVVEEKKLEETQNSTLQLCVSLDNDSVTVLDNDIAPEDDNETVTVLDNDTVPEEDNEAVTVLDNDTVPEEDNEAVTVLEDDTAAEENNDTATELEKTPDHTQSPSQVVELPQSLCEARKALFDDEDSEDSLQIIEIDGKVCQPKVAVKDEKVDEEPSSQSSPVATKRSPSPVESPEKPASLIDESTIIEESSDGIVEGSDDESLALKQQLLVKDTQDQTLDESNLKVTSCVIEESDGEDQEIIEDTQTASVDNSTAWDDSENVTTVEVTPKKQSEETEQTTPSQEKPSEEVPIPEEKEKVEKEEQSEEPEIPQKESTELAEEEPVEGETPQKEEETVAEASPEEVVATPKKSAARKKRLSVSPVKRSTRASRAMKEIEMIENAEEEEALPEKEEEAPEEPVVPEETKPDDKPDGKEPEPPVMAEDVVKTPQLKRGRKPKKAFPSKKQVKKVRENSPGLDISIAEEVKMSPRAAKVVAEEKLPRGRRKKAEPKVEEPVEQRPTRGSVRKSKDAPAELSTPPDSKVKSEAPKKGGARRKVAKAPAEQEQKESEPETEERKGRGGRKRAGKAAAESEPPVKSPKKSPKTKATPEEPIKRTRNAASAKQTPVKVEVEEEPPKEEKPAVRTRSGRVSVRKKFESEDEEDQVPKSNKLRKTAPVLEVKEEAKPIKTPRGRPPVKKAAAVKVEVTTPAAPAAPAARATRRGRPSSSVTSSGDSLSRTRTKYCVFFSGFEGPTTAEKDIVAKLGGQTKDDVPDVRHKGEEFILVVNGTLKRTLKVLDFIGFGAPIVSQEWLKACNKANCFVDAWDYILKDKAAEKKFGFDLKECLLKASKERNVFKGWNVFFTPNVTPKGQCLKNCVVGLGGKFLPTKLKKWPDNLMIVSCEVDKAIYEAVKRDSKKLKNVLIVTVQGFFECLQQQKIVCLEQYSL; encoded by the exons ATGATGATGGAAACACAAGACATTAATTACATTCCTAGCGATGCAAAAACCGCCGCAGCAGACGTATCCAGGGATCGAGACAATCCC GTTGGCTATCTGATCGTGAACGACCAAGAAGAACCCATatacaaagagaaaaccaCAATCGGACGAGAGACCACTGCGGACATCGTCATTGACGCTCCG CAAATATCAAGACTTCACGCCACTGTTAAGGCCAATCTAGCTGAAGGCACAATATTCGTTTGTGTATACGGCAAGAACAACTATTTAAAACTG cttgaaCTCGACCCCGAAGTGTTTTATCAAGTGACTGACGGAGACACATTGGACTTTCGTTCCATCAAGGCGacttacaaagaaaataagaaGCCAGATAATGAAG AGGATTCCCTAGATGAAGCGATAGGAAACGGACAACTTTCACAAAGCATCGCTGAGGAGGAAGAgaaaggaaaggaaaaagaGGATAAAATGATCGAGGAGGATCAAAAGGATGAAGACAAGGAAGATAAAACTGACGAGGACGAAAAGGTCGACGAAGGGGAGTGCACGCAGTTTGAATTTGATTCCCCAGTCAAAGCTgataaagaggaaaaagcagACAAGAGTCTCTCTCCAGCAGCCAGTAATCCCTTTTTGGACGAGTCAGACATGACGCCTCCGAAGCCTCGGGATAGCGGATTCCGCCTGCAGCGGCTTCCATCCTTTGAGACGCAGGAGCAGGAGGTCTCTGAGCTGGAGACTCAGGCGGTGGATGAGCCGATGCGTCCTCCACCTGAACCAAAGGCCGTCGTGGAGGAAAAGAAACTAGAGGAAACGCAGAATTCCACTCTCCAACTCTGTGTTTCGCTTGATAATGACTCAGTGACTGTTCTCGACAACGATATCGCCCCAGAGGACGATAATGAGACTGTAACTGTGCTGGACAACGATACCGTCCCAGAGGAGGATAATGAAGCTGTAACTGTGCTGGACAACGATACCGTCCCAGAGGAGGATAATGAAGCTGTAACTGTGCTGGAGGACGATACTGCTGCGGAGGAAAACAATGATACCGCGACAGAGCTGGAAAAAACGCCAGACCATACACAG TCACCGTCGCAGGTGGTAGAGCTGCCGCAGTCCTTGTGCGAGGCGAGGAAGGCCTTGTTTGACGATGAGGACTCGGAGGATAGCcttcaaataattgaaatagaCGGAAAAGTTTGTCAGCCCAAGGTGGCCGTAAAAGATGAGAAGGTTGATGAAGAGCCCAGCAGTCAATCGTCTCCCGTGGCCACCAAAAGGTCGCCCAGTCCTGTTGAGTCAC CTGAGAAGCCTGCATCTCTGATTGACGAGTCAACAATCATTGAGGAATCATCTGATGGCATAGTAGAGGGCTCTGATGACGAAAGTTTGGCGCTGAAACAACAGTTGCTGGTGAAGGACACCCAGGACCAGACCTTGGATGAGTCCAATCTCAAAGTGACCAGCTGCGTCATTGAGGAGTCGGATGGTGAGGATCAAGAGATCATTGAGGACACGCAGACTGCGTCTGTTGATAATTCCACCGCCTGGGATGACTCTGAAAACGTGACAACGGTCGAAGTCACTCCAAAGAAGCAGTCAGAGGAGACTGAACAGACCACCCCTTCGCAGGAGAAACCAAGTGAGGAAGTGCCAATTCCTGAGGAAAAGGAGAAGGTAGAGAAAGAGGAACAAAGTGAAGAACCTGAAATTCCTCAAAAGGAATCGACTGAATTGGCAGAGGAAGAGCCTGTTGAAGGTGAAACTCCTCAGAAGGAGGAAGAGACTGTCGCGGAAGCTTCTCCAGAAGAGGTCGTGGCCACCCCTAAGAAGAGTGCAGCCAGGAAAAAGAGACTGAGTGTTAGCCCTGTAAAGAGGTCGACGAGAGCGAGCAGAGCAATGAAGGAAATCGAGATGATTGAGAATGCAGAGGAAGAGGAAGCACTTcctgaaaaagaagaagaagctcCTGAAGAGCCAGTTGTCCCTGAAGAGACAAAACCTGACGACAAGCCTGATGGCAAGGAACCAGAACCTCCTGTGATGGCAGAGGACGTGGTAAAGACTCCGCAGCTGAAGAGAGGCAGGAAGCCAAAGAAGGCTTTTCCCTCCAAGAAACAGGTCAAGAAAGTCAGGGAAAATTCACCTGGTCTTGACATTTCCATTGCAGAAGAG GTGAAAATGTCTCCGCGAGCTGCTAAAGTGGTTGCCGAGGAGAAGCTGCCGCGGGGCAGGAGGAAGAAAGCCGAGCCAAAAGTGGAAGAACCTGTGGAACAAAGGCCGACCAGAGGCTCCGTGCGGAAAAGCAAAGATGCGCCAGCTGAGCTAAGCACACCACCAGACAGCAAAGTGAAGTCGGAGGCGCCGAAGAAAGGAGGAGCGCGGAGGAAAGTAGCCAAGGCGCCGGCCGAGCAGGAACAGAAGGAGAGCGAGCCCGAGACTGAGGAAAGGAAGGGACGCGGAGGGAGGAAGAGGGCGGGAAAGGCGGCCGCCGAGTCGGAGCCGCCCGTCAAGTCTCCAAAGAAAAGTCCCAAGACCAAAGCTACCCCTGAGGAGCCGATCAAGCGGACCAGGAACGCGGCTTCAGCCAAGCAGACGCCTGTGAAGGTGGAGGTGGAAGAAGAGCCGCCCAAGGAGGAAAAGCCGGCCGTGCGGACCCGCTCTGGACGAGTGTCCGTGCGGAAGAAGTTTGAGTCTGAAGATGAAGAGGACCAGGTGCCCAAGTCAAACAAGCTGAGGAAGACTGCTCCTGTGCTGGAGGTCAAGGAAGAGGCCAAACCGATTAAAACGCCGCGGGGACGCCCACCGGTAAAGAAAGCTGCGGCTGTCAAGGTGGAAGTAACCACTCCTGCCGCTCCTGCAGCCCCTGCTGCAAGGGCCACCAGGAGGGGCAGGCCGAGTTCAAGCGTCACTTCATCA GGTGACAGTCTGTCAAGGACTCGGACCAAATACTGCGTCTTTTTCTCCGGATTTGAGGGACCAACTACCGCGGAGAAAGACATTGTTGCCAAACTAG GGGGACAGACAAAGGACGATGTTCCTGACGTCAGACACAAGGGTGAAGAATTCATTCTCGTGGTGAACGGAACGTTGAAGCGCACCCTGAAGGTTCTGGACTTTATCGGATTTGGAGCCCCTATCGTCAGCCAGGAGTGGCTCAAGGCTTGCAATAAAGCAAATTGCTTCGTTG ATGCATGGGATTACATCCTGAAGGACAAAGCAGCAGAGAAAAAGTTTGGGTTTGATTTGAAAGAGTGCCTGCTGAAGGCTAGCAAGGAACGCAACGTGTTCAAAGGCTGGAACGTTTTCTTTACTCCTAATGTCACTCCCAAGGGGCAGTGCTTGAAAA ATTGCGTCGTTGGACTGGGTGGAAAGTTTCTGCCCACAAAACTGAAGAAGTGGCCTGATAATTTGATGATCGTTTCGTGTGAAGTTGACAAAGCTATTTACGAAGCAGTTAAGAGGGACTCCAAGAAGCTGAAAAATGTACTGATCGTCACTGTGCAGGGCTTCTTTGAGTGTTTGCAACAGCAGAAAATCGTTTGTCTCGAACAATATTCTTTGTAG
- the LOC135941212 gene encoding titin-like isoform X3, with the protein MMMETQDINYIPSDAKTAAADVSRDRDNPVGYLIVNDQEEPIYKEKTTIGRETTADIVIDAPQISRLHATVKANLAEGTIFVCVYGKNNYLKLLELDPEVFYQVTDGDTLDFRSIKATYKENKKPDNEEDSLDEAIGNGQLSQSIAEEEEKGKEKEDKMIEEDQKDEDKEDKTDEDEKVDEGECTQFEFDSPVKADKEEKADKSLSPAASNPFLDESDMTPPKPRDSGFRLQRLPSFETQEQEVSELETQAVDEPMRPPPEPKAVVEEKKLEETQNSTLQLCVSLDNDSVTVLDNDIAPEDDNETVTVLDNDTVPEEDNEAVTVLDNDTVPEEDNEAVTVLEDDTAAEENNDTATELEKTPDHTQVVELPQSLCEARKALFDDEDSEDSLQIIEIDGKVCQPKVAVKDEKVDEEPSSQSSPVATKRSPSPVESPEKPASLIDESTIIEESSDGIVEGSDDESLALKQQLLVKDTQDQTLDESNLKVTSCVIEESDGEDQEIIEDTQTASVDNSTAWDDSENVTTVEVTPKKQSEETEQTTPSQEKPSEEVPIPEEKEKVEKEEQSEEPEIPQKESTELAEEEPVEGETPQKEEETVAEASPEEVVATPKKSAARKKRLSVSPVKRSTRASRAMKEIEMIENAEEEEALPEKEEEAPEEPVVPEETKPDDKPDGKEPEPPVMAEDVVKTPQLKRGRKPKKAFPSKKQVKKVRENSPGLDISIAEEVREVKMSPRAAKVVAEEKLPRGRRKKAEPKVEEPVEQRPTRGSVRKSKDAPAELSTPPDSKVKSEAPKKGGARRKVAKAPAEQEQKESEPETEERKGRGGRKRAGKAAAESEPPVKSPKKSPKTKATPEEPIKRTRNAASAKQTPVKVEVEEEPPKEEKPAVRTRSGRVSVRKKFESEDEEDQVPKSNKLRKTAPVLEVKEEAKPIKTPRGRPPVKKAAAVKVEVTTPAAPAAPAARATRRGRPSSSVTSSGDSLSRTRTKYCVFFSGFEGPTTAEKDIVAKLGGQTKDDVPDVRHKGEEFILVVNGTLKRTLKVLDFIGFGAPIVSQEWLKACNKANCFVDAWDYILKDKAAEKKFGFDLKECLLKASKERNVFKGWNVFFTPNVTPKGQCLKNCVVGLGGKFLPTKLKKWPDNLMIVSCEVDKAIYEAVKRDSKKLKNVLIVTVQGFFECLQQQKIVCLEQYSL; encoded by the exons ATGATGATGGAAACACAAGACATTAATTACATTCCTAGCGATGCAAAAACCGCCGCAGCAGACGTATCCAGGGATCGAGACAATCCC GTTGGCTATCTGATCGTGAACGACCAAGAAGAACCCATatacaaagagaaaaccaCAATCGGACGAGAGACCACTGCGGACATCGTCATTGACGCTCCG CAAATATCAAGACTTCACGCCACTGTTAAGGCCAATCTAGCTGAAGGCACAATATTCGTTTGTGTATACGGCAAGAACAACTATTTAAAACTG cttgaaCTCGACCCCGAAGTGTTTTATCAAGTGACTGACGGAGACACATTGGACTTTCGTTCCATCAAGGCGacttacaaagaaaataagaaGCCAGATAATGAAG AGGATTCCCTAGATGAAGCGATAGGAAACGGACAACTTTCACAAAGCATCGCTGAGGAGGAAGAgaaaggaaaggaaaaagaGGATAAAATGATCGAGGAGGATCAAAAGGATGAAGACAAGGAAGATAAAACTGACGAGGACGAAAAGGTCGACGAAGGGGAGTGCACGCAGTTTGAATTTGATTCCCCAGTCAAAGCTgataaagaggaaaaagcagACAAGAGTCTCTCTCCAGCAGCCAGTAATCCCTTTTTGGACGAGTCAGACATGACGCCTCCGAAGCCTCGGGATAGCGGATTCCGCCTGCAGCGGCTTCCATCCTTTGAGACGCAGGAGCAGGAGGTCTCTGAGCTGGAGACTCAGGCGGTGGATGAGCCGATGCGTCCTCCACCTGAACCAAAGGCCGTCGTGGAGGAAAAGAAACTAGAGGAAACGCAGAATTCCACTCTCCAACTCTGTGTTTCGCTTGATAATGACTCAGTGACTGTTCTCGACAACGATATCGCCCCAGAGGACGATAATGAGACTGTAACTGTGCTGGACAACGATACCGTCCCAGAGGAGGATAATGAAGCTGTAACTGTGCTGGACAACGATACCGTCCCAGAGGAGGATAATGAAGCTGTAACTGTGCTGGAGGACGATACTGCTGCGGAGGAAAACAATGATACCGCGACAGAGCTGGAAAAAACGCCAGACCATACACAG GTGGTAGAGCTGCCGCAGTCCTTGTGCGAGGCGAGGAAGGCCTTGTTTGACGATGAGGACTCGGAGGATAGCcttcaaataattgaaatagaCGGAAAAGTTTGTCAGCCCAAGGTGGCCGTAAAAGATGAGAAGGTTGATGAAGAGCCCAGCAGTCAATCGTCTCCCGTGGCCACCAAAAGGTCGCCCAGTCCTGTTGAGTCAC CTGAGAAGCCTGCATCTCTGATTGACGAGTCAACAATCATTGAGGAATCATCTGATGGCATAGTAGAGGGCTCTGATGACGAAAGTTTGGCGCTGAAACAACAGTTGCTGGTGAAGGACACCCAGGACCAGACCTTGGATGAGTCCAATCTCAAAGTGACCAGCTGCGTCATTGAGGAGTCGGATGGTGAGGATCAAGAGATCATTGAGGACACGCAGACTGCGTCTGTTGATAATTCCACCGCCTGGGATGACTCTGAAAACGTGACAACGGTCGAAGTCACTCCAAAGAAGCAGTCAGAGGAGACTGAACAGACCACCCCTTCGCAGGAGAAACCAAGTGAGGAAGTGCCAATTCCTGAGGAAAAGGAGAAGGTAGAGAAAGAGGAACAAAGTGAAGAACCTGAAATTCCTCAAAAGGAATCGACTGAATTGGCAGAGGAAGAGCCTGTTGAAGGTGAAACTCCTCAGAAGGAGGAAGAGACTGTCGCGGAAGCTTCTCCAGAAGAGGTCGTGGCCACCCCTAAGAAGAGTGCAGCCAGGAAAAAGAGACTGAGTGTTAGCCCTGTAAAGAGGTCGACGAGAGCGAGCAGAGCAATGAAGGAAATCGAGATGATTGAGAATGCAGAGGAAGAGGAAGCACTTcctgaaaaagaagaagaagctcCTGAAGAGCCAGTTGTCCCTGAAGAGACAAAACCTGACGACAAGCCTGATGGCAAGGAACCAGAACCTCCTGTGATGGCAGAGGACGTGGTAAAGACTCCGCAGCTGAAGAGAGGCAGGAAGCCAAAGAAGGCTTTTCCCTCCAAGAAACAGGTCAAGAAAGTCAGGGAAAATTCACCTGGTCTTGACATTTCCATTGCAGAAGAGGTGAGagag GTGAAAATGTCTCCGCGAGCTGCTAAAGTGGTTGCCGAGGAGAAGCTGCCGCGGGGCAGGAGGAAGAAAGCCGAGCCAAAAGTGGAAGAACCTGTGGAACAAAGGCCGACCAGAGGCTCCGTGCGGAAAAGCAAAGATGCGCCAGCTGAGCTAAGCACACCACCAGACAGCAAAGTGAAGTCGGAGGCGCCGAAGAAAGGAGGAGCGCGGAGGAAAGTAGCCAAGGCGCCGGCCGAGCAGGAACAGAAGGAGAGCGAGCCCGAGACTGAGGAAAGGAAGGGACGCGGAGGGAGGAAGAGGGCGGGAAAGGCGGCCGCCGAGTCGGAGCCGCCCGTCAAGTCTCCAAAGAAAAGTCCCAAGACCAAAGCTACCCCTGAGGAGCCGATCAAGCGGACCAGGAACGCGGCTTCAGCCAAGCAGACGCCTGTGAAGGTGGAGGTGGAAGAAGAGCCGCCCAAGGAGGAAAAGCCGGCCGTGCGGACCCGCTCTGGACGAGTGTCCGTGCGGAAGAAGTTTGAGTCTGAAGATGAAGAGGACCAGGTGCCCAAGTCAAACAAGCTGAGGAAGACTGCTCCTGTGCTGGAGGTCAAGGAAGAGGCCAAACCGATTAAAACGCCGCGGGGACGCCCACCGGTAAAGAAAGCTGCGGCTGTCAAGGTGGAAGTAACCACTCCTGCCGCTCCTGCAGCCCCTGCTGCAAGGGCCACCAGGAGGGGCAGGCCGAGTTCAAGCGTCACTTCATCA GGTGACAGTCTGTCAAGGACTCGGACCAAATACTGCGTCTTTTTCTCCGGATTTGAGGGACCAACTACCGCGGAGAAAGACATTGTTGCCAAACTAG GGGGACAGACAAAGGACGATGTTCCTGACGTCAGACACAAGGGTGAAGAATTCATTCTCGTGGTGAACGGAACGTTGAAGCGCACCCTGAAGGTTCTGGACTTTATCGGATTTGGAGCCCCTATCGTCAGCCAGGAGTGGCTCAAGGCTTGCAATAAAGCAAATTGCTTCGTTG ATGCATGGGATTACATCCTGAAGGACAAAGCAGCAGAGAAAAAGTTTGGGTTTGATTTGAAAGAGTGCCTGCTGAAGGCTAGCAAGGAACGCAACGTGTTCAAAGGCTGGAACGTTTTCTTTACTCCTAATGTCACTCCCAAGGGGCAGTGCTTGAAAA ATTGCGTCGTTGGACTGGGTGGAAAGTTTCTGCCCACAAAACTGAAGAAGTGGCCTGATAATTTGATGATCGTTTCGTGTGAAGTTGACAAAGCTATTTACGAAGCAGTTAAGAGGGACTCCAAGAAGCTGAAAAATGTACTGATCGTCACTGTGCAGGGCTTCTTTGAGTGTTTGCAACAGCAGAAAATCGTTTGTCTCGAACAATATTCTTTGTAG